The Thamnophis elegans isolate rThaEle1 chromosome Z, rThaEle1.pri, whole genome shotgun sequence DNA window CAGTGGTCATTCCCAAGGTAGCAACAGATCTCATCACCTGTGGCAGGACAATCTCATTTGGGGGATGTATGTCCCAGCTCTTTTTTCTACACTTCCTTGGAGGTTCGGAGATGCTCCTCCTGACCCTCATGGCCTACGATCGCTATGTGGCCATTTGCCACCCACTGACATACACAACTACAATGAACCGTCCATGCTGCATTAGGCTGTTGTGTTTCTGTTGGGCTGGAGGACTCCTTCACTCTGGCAGCCAGTTGCTCCTGGTCCTGCGACTGCCATTCTGTGGGCCAAATGAAGTGGACAATTTCTTTTGTGACGTTCCACAGATTGTCAAACTGGCTTGTGTTGATATCCGAGTGACTGAGATACTCATGGTGGCTAACAGTGGTCTGCTGTCCCTGGTGTGCTTCGTTATCTTGCTGATCTCCTATGCCATCATCTTGACCACACTCCAAGGACATTTCAGAGAGAGTGGAGGGAAAGCTCTGTACACCTGCAGCTCTCATTTAACAGTAGTCAGTCTCATTTTTGTACCATGTCTTTTTGTGTACCTTGTCCCACTGTTTAACACCAGTGTGGATAATCTGGCATCCATATTCTACACAATAATCACTCCTCTTCTCAACCCCATCATATATACCTTGAGAAATCGAGATATGAGGGAGGCTATGAGCCAAGTGCAGAAAAAATACATTTGTCCCATTGTTGCACCACAGAAGAAAATATGAGGAATTGGACaacaatttttttgggggggagggggctgatgGTTCTCTTTTGTTATCTTTTCTGAACATTGCAGGtgagtatttcttgcagatatggCAAcccatctgtttttttaaaatattaatctgTGCAATTTTAATGCtttcatgtttttattatttttatatttgttttagaaCCTGTAGGTTGCCCTGAGTCACTTTAcaggggagatgggtggcatagaaaattttattaacaaGCAACCAATCAACCAAATAAGCATACAACAAATCCAGAGTCTcctggccttccagctccaacggtccttggaggaagcaaactatctagaccccttccagtcaggcttcagacccggttacagcactgaaaccgctttggtcgcattgaccgatgatctctggagagccagagatggaggacattcctccatcctggtcctccttgacctctcagcggctttcgataccatcgaccatggtatccttctgcgacgactgcgggaggtgggagtgggaggcaccgtcttgcggtggttctcctcctacctctcggacaggtcgcagtcggtgttagtgggggggcagagatcgtcccctaggcccctaacttatggggtgcctcagggctcggtcttatcccccctactattcaacatctacatgaaaccgctgggagagatcatccgcaggcacgggattagataccatcaatatgcggacgatactcaattgtatttgtccgccccgtgccaactcaatgaagcggcagacgtgatgaaccgaggccttgaagccgttatggactggatgagggttaacaagcttgtgctcaacccagaaaagaccgagtggctgttgtgcttccctcccaaagattcgatcaatattccatcactcaggctggggggtcaaattttatacccctcagagagggttcgcaacttgggagtcctcctggattcacagctatcgtttgaccaccacttgacggctgtgaccaggggggctttcgcccaggttcgcctggtgcgccagttgcgaccctacctgaatcgggaggctctcacaacagtcacccgggcccttgtgacctctaggctggaatactgcaatgtgctctacatggggctgcccttgaagagcatccggtgacttcagctagtacagaacgcggccgcgcgagtgattgtgggtgcacctcggttcacccacataacacctatcctccgcgagctgcgctggctacctgtcgatctccggatgcgcttcaaggtgctactagtcacccataaagccctacatggtagtggatctggatacttgagagaccgccttctgccaattacctccctgcgaccaataagatcacatagattaggcctcctccgtattccatcggccagccagtgtcggctggcaactacaaggaggagggccttctcagtagtagccccgaccctttggaacgagctccccgtggagattcgtaccctctccaccgtccaggccttccgcacagcccttaagaactggctagcccgtcaggcctggggacaaggatagctgcccctcccgaatgatgaatgtatgt harbors:
- the LOC116521694 gene encoding olfactory receptor 4Q3-like, with protein sequence MGSFYFYTNLFIDPFIKELIGEGAESCRAKLLLFPLQGPGTFMNASRVAEFTFLGLSKSRPIQLLLSILLVLCYAATLLGNILIILTVHIDPHLLKSPMYFFLANLSFIDTALGSVVIPKVATDLITCGRTISFGGCMSQLFFLHFLGGSEMLLLTLMAYDRYVAICHPLTYTTTMNRPCCIRLLCFCWAGGLLHSGSQLLLVLRLPFCGPNEVDNFFCDVPQIVKLACVDIRVTEILMVANSGLLSLVCFVILLISYAIILTTLQGHFRESGGKALYTCSSHLTVVSLIFVPCLFVYLVPLFNTSVDNLASIFYTIITPLLNPIIYTLRNRDMREAMSQVQKKYICPIVAPQKKI